From a single Intestinibaculum porci genomic region:
- a CDS encoding ATP-binding cassette domain-containing protein, with translation MIHIEHLNTYRDQKILDDFSMHVKKGSIYGLFGENGSGKTTVLKYLAGLYQDPQVTYLGSPIYENMTIKKKICFIPDELPQKDTLRSLRSLYQDLYPHFSRNLYTSLLDMMGLDERKKMRTYSKGMVRQAYFALALATQCDLLLLDEPMDGIDPFMRKKIYETLFDEVAKRSLTIIMSSHHLAELDGFVDAIGIMKQGQMVLAGSLDGLKASLTKVQVAYEQPVDLSPLKILSTQGLGSVKQMMVEGDHEQILEILKTHHPLLLETLPVTLEDLFVTYVGGEDNGYR, from the coding sequence ATGATTCACATTGAGCACTTAAATACATATCGTGATCAAAAAATTTTAGATGATTTTTCCATGCACGTTAAAAAAGGTAGTATTTATGGTCTGTTTGGCGAAAACGGCAGTGGGAAAACAACAGTCTTAAAATACTTGGCGGGCTTATATCAGGATCCTCAGGTCACTTACTTAGGGTCACCTATTTATGAAAACATGACGATCAAAAAGAAGATCTGTTTTATTCCCGATGAACTGCCCCAGAAAGATACCTTGCGGTCGTTAAGATCGCTTTATCAGGATCTCTATCCCCATTTTTCTAGAAATCTTTATACATCCTTATTAGATATGATGGGCTTAGATGAACGAAAAAAAATGCGGACCTACTCAAAAGGGATGGTGCGTCAGGCCTATTTTGCCTTAGCTTTAGCGACGCAGTGTGATCTTTTATTACTTGATGAACCGATGGATGGCATTGATCCATTCATGCGTAAGAAGATTTATGAAACGCTTTTTGATGAAGTAGCCAAACGCTCTTTAACGATTATTATGTCTTCTCATCATTTGGCAGAGTTAGATGGCTTTGTCGATGCGATCGGCATTATGAAACAGGGTCAGATGGTTTTAGCCGGCAGTTTAGATGGTCTGAAAGCTTCATTAACAAAAGTGCAGGTCGCTTATGAACAACCGGTTGATTTATCCCCTTTAAAGATTTTAAGTACGCAAGGTCTTGGCTCAGTCAAACAAATGATGGTGGAAGGAGATCATGAACAAATTCTCGAGATCCTTAAGACGCATCATCCTTTATTATTAGAA
- a CDS encoding GntR family transcriptional regulator, which translates to MFQLDPQSKASIYEQVVDYMKKLMIMQVLKADDKLPSVREFSKAIMVNPNTVSKAYKELERQGFTYTISGKGTFVAKREMTRDPKQVETLLTRIYEGYKELRYLGYGQDEALEIMDDFIKRRDAHDSH; encoded by the coding sequence ATGTTTCAGCTTGACCCGCAAAGCAAAGCCTCCATCTATGAGCAGGTTGTTGACTATATGAAGAAACTGATGATCATGCAGGTTCTTAAAGCTGATGACAAACTGCCCTCGGTCAGAGAATTTTCGAAAGCTATTATGGTTAATCCTAATACCGTTTCAAAGGCGTATAAGGAATTAGAACGTCAGGGATTCACTTATACGATCAGCGGTAAGGGGACCTTTGTGGCGAAACGAGAAATGACGCGAGACCCCAAACAGGTGGAGACTTTGCTTACGCGGATTTATGAAGGGTATAAAGAATTGCGTTATCTTGGTTATGGTCAGGATGAGGCGTTAGAAATCATGGATGATTTTATCAAAAGGAGGGATGCTCATGATTCACATTGA